A part of Haliotis asinina isolate JCU_RB_2024 chromosome 10, JCU_Hal_asi_v2, whole genome shotgun sequence genomic DNA contains:
- the LOC137298274 gene encoding uncharacterized protein isoform X1, with the protein MYSAESDKKIRKRMSETGKQLATPDVPEDEEEVALALEHSQKQIEKPHHTIAEYGQLLTQVTTGASGGYMRGSNVAGIHFGDALVLNVQYGNTSEELEVVKGRLKEFETTILPLISAQSVPSPAPLNIKKQGLESEEDNTDERITGVFQGEHDDGSEMTDDELYIHLHECDVNDVSDEDIQYLTDEQVYNYVIYVLSCCNIRTSEQTDGSDTVGIKTKVKARQHIHKEDPLSAGTEETISDVKLKSSIKGGDRFSNPGIDLSDGVNSEKVMGVRTAEDRGRKQLDATYAETLLEDHSKADSGQNAVYSEGLREGRAKGDNPNMKGDLLTPSPVDPLIGLPGNYLEFTFDLRCIPSGPVRVITRHNVEKTVEIGKLHPMENVTEVFTFLDAMLTELCPQSDIRFEPGFYASHPVTVSEVIRIDLRDIQNIVVRVKTKLNVELILQISAMKPPSAWFQKIETFLSRMLLKDY; encoded by the exons ATGTATTCAGCGGAGAG TGataagaaaataagaaaaag AATGTCAGAGACGGGAAAACAACTCGCTACACCTGATGTTCCGGAGGATGAAGAAGAAGTGGCATTGGCCCTAGAACATTCACAGAAGCAAATAGAGAAGCCACACCATACAATAG CTGAGTATGGACAGCTGCTGACACAAGTAACGACTGGCGCGTCAGGAGGATACATGAGGGGATCCAACGTGGCAGGGATACACTTTGGAGATGCTTTAGTACTGAACGTTCAAT ATGGTAATACGTCTGAGGAGTTAGAAGTTGTGAAGGGGCGTCTGAAAGAATTCGAAACTACCATTTTGCCCCTAATATCTGCGCAGAGTGTTCCGAGTCCAGCTCCTTTGAACATCAAGAAACAGGGCTTGGAAAGCGAAGAAGACAATACAGATGAGCGCATTACCGGGGTCTTTCAAGGGGAACATGATGATGGCAGTGAAATGACAGATGATGAACTCTACATTCATCTTCATGAGTGTGACGTGAACGATGTGAGCGATGAGGACATTCAATACTTAACAGACGAACAGGTGTATAACTATGTTATATATGTCCTTTCATGCTGCAATATCAGAACATCGGAACAAACAGATGGCTCTGACACAGTTGGAATTAAGACGAAGGTCAAAGCGAGGCAGCATATACACAAGGAAGACCCGCTAAGTGCCGGAACAGAAGAGACCATTTCAGATGTCAAGCTTAAATCTAGCATCAAAGGTGGAGATAGGTTCAGCAACCCGGGTATAGACCTAAGTGATGGTGTCAACTCAGAGAAAGTCATGGGAGTTCGTACAGCTGAAGATAGAGGACGGAAACAGCTGGATGCTACATATGCAGAGACTTTGTTGGAAGATCACTCTAAGGCAGATAGTGGACAAAATGCCGTTTATTCAGAGGGTTTGAGGGAAGGGCgtgcaaagggagataatcctaATATGAAGGGAGACCTGTTAACTCCCTCCCCTGTCGACCCTCTTATTGGTCTGCCTGGAAACTATCTGGAATTTACGTTTGATCTGAGATGTATCCCGTCAGGGCCAGTGCGTGTCATCACCCGTCACAATGTGGAAAAAACTGTTGAGATAGGAAAGTTACATCCTATGGAGAATGTGACAGAGGTGTTTACATTTTTGGACGCTATGCTAACTGAATTATGTCCTCAGTCAGACATTAGGTTTGAACCTGGCTTTTATGCCTCCCATCCTGTGACTGTTTCAGAAGTTATCAGAATTGATCTGAGAGACATTCAGAACATAGTagtgagagttaaaacaaaactaaacgTTGAACTCATTTTACAAATCAGTGCAATGAAACCACCATCTGCCTGGTTTCAAAAGATCGAAACGTTTTTGTCTCGCATGCTGTTAAAAGATTATTGA
- the LOC137298274 gene encoding uncharacterized protein isoform X2 — protein MYSAERMSETGKQLATPDVPEDEEEVALALEHSQKQIEKPHHTIAEYGQLLTQVTTGASGGYMRGSNVAGIHFGDALVLNVQYGNTSEELEVVKGRLKEFETTILPLISAQSVPSPAPLNIKKQGLESEEDNTDERITGVFQGEHDDGSEMTDDELYIHLHECDVNDVSDEDIQYLTDEQVYNYVIYVLSCCNIRTSEQTDGSDTVGIKTKVKARQHIHKEDPLSAGTEETISDVKLKSSIKGGDRFSNPGIDLSDGVNSEKVMGVRTAEDRGRKQLDATYAETLLEDHSKADSGQNAVYSEGLREGRAKGDNPNMKGDLLTPSPVDPLIGLPGNYLEFTFDLRCIPSGPVRVITRHNVEKTVEIGKLHPMENVTEVFTFLDAMLTELCPQSDIRFEPGFYASHPVTVSEVIRIDLRDIQNIVVRVKTKLNVELILQISAMKPPSAWFQKIETFLSRMLLKDY, from the exons ATGTATTCAGCGGAGAG AATGTCAGAGACGGGAAAACAACTCGCTACACCTGATGTTCCGGAGGATGAAGAAGAAGTGGCATTGGCCCTAGAACATTCACAGAAGCAAATAGAGAAGCCACACCATACAATAG CTGAGTATGGACAGCTGCTGACACAAGTAACGACTGGCGCGTCAGGAGGATACATGAGGGGATCCAACGTGGCAGGGATACACTTTGGAGATGCTTTAGTACTGAACGTTCAAT ATGGTAATACGTCTGAGGAGTTAGAAGTTGTGAAGGGGCGTCTGAAAGAATTCGAAACTACCATTTTGCCCCTAATATCTGCGCAGAGTGTTCCGAGTCCAGCTCCTTTGAACATCAAGAAACAGGGCTTGGAAAGCGAAGAAGACAATACAGATGAGCGCATTACCGGGGTCTTTCAAGGGGAACATGATGATGGCAGTGAAATGACAGATGATGAACTCTACATTCATCTTCATGAGTGTGACGTGAACGATGTGAGCGATGAGGACATTCAATACTTAACAGACGAACAGGTGTATAACTATGTTATATATGTCCTTTCATGCTGCAATATCAGAACATCGGAACAAACAGATGGCTCTGACACAGTTGGAATTAAGACGAAGGTCAAAGCGAGGCAGCATATACACAAGGAAGACCCGCTAAGTGCCGGAACAGAAGAGACCATTTCAGATGTCAAGCTTAAATCTAGCATCAAAGGTGGAGATAGGTTCAGCAACCCGGGTATAGACCTAAGTGATGGTGTCAACTCAGAGAAAGTCATGGGAGTTCGTACAGCTGAAGATAGAGGACGGAAACAGCTGGATGCTACATATGCAGAGACTTTGTTGGAAGATCACTCTAAGGCAGATAGTGGACAAAATGCCGTTTATTCAGAGGGTTTGAGGGAAGGGCgtgcaaagggagataatcctaATATGAAGGGAGACCTGTTAACTCCCTCCCCTGTCGACCCTCTTATTGGTCTGCCTGGAAACTATCTGGAATTTACGTTTGATCTGAGATGTATCCCGTCAGGGCCAGTGCGTGTCATCACCCGTCACAATGTGGAAAAAACTGTTGAGATAGGAAAGTTACATCCTATGGAGAATGTGACAGAGGTGTTTACATTTTTGGACGCTATGCTAACTGAATTATGTCCTCAGTCAGACATTAGGTTTGAACCTGGCTTTTATGCCTCCCATCCTGTGACTGTTTCAGAAGTTATCAGAATTGATCTGAGAGACATTCAGAACATAGTagtgagagttaaaacaaaactaaacgTTGAACTCATTTTACAAATCAGTGCAATGAAACCACCATCTGCCTGGTTTCAAAAGATCGAAACGTTTTTGTCTCGCATGCTGTTAAAAGATTATTGA